From Rhinolophus sinicus isolate RSC01 linkage group LG15, ASM3656204v1, whole genome shotgun sequence, the proteins below share one genomic window:
- the TACO1 gene encoding translational activator of cytochrome c oxidase 1, whose product MAALAAVSLSRTAAPYSRALGAGARVALPRFPSGSQPDVSRCSPPPGRTLHLTREVPAGHNKWSKVRHIKGPKDAERSRIFSKLCLSIRLAVKEGGPNPELNSNLANILEVCRSKHMPKSTIEASLKMEKTKGIYLLYEGRGPGGSSLLIEALSNSGSKCHSDIKHILNKNGGVMAEGARHSFDKKGVIVVGVEDREKKAVDLERALELAIEAGAEDVKETEDEEEKDIFKFICDASSLHQVRKKLDSLGLCPVSCALEFIPNTVVRLADPDLEQAAHLIQALGNHEDVIQVYDNIE is encoded by the exons ATGGCTGCTTTGGCCGCTGTCAGCCTGAGCAGGACCGCTGCCCCATACTCGCGAGCACTAGGCGCTGGGGCCCGGGTAGCTCTTCCTCGCTTCCCCTCAGGCTCCCAGCCTGACGTCTCGCGCTGTAGCCCCCCTCCCGGCCGGACGCTGCACCTCACCAGGGAAGTCCCCGCCGGGCACAACAAGTGGTCCAAAGTCCGGCACATCAAGGGTCCCAAGGATGCTGAAAGGAGTCGCATCTTTTCCAAGCTCTGTTTGAGCATCCGCCTCGCTGTTAAAG AAGGAGGCCCCAATCCTGAGCTCAACAGCAACCTGGCCAACATCTTAGAGGTGTGTCGCAGCAAGCATATGCCCAAGTCAACAATTGAGGCATCGCTGAAAATGGAG AAAACCAAGGGCATTTATTTGTTGTATGAGGGTCGAGGCCCTGGTGGCTCTTCTCTGCTCATTGAGGCATTATCTAACAGTGGCTCCAAGTGCCATTCGGACATCAAACACATCCTGAACAAGAATGG GGGAGTGATGGCTGAAGGAGCTCGCCACTCCTTTGACAAAAAGGGGGTGATTGTAGTTGGAgtggaggacagagagaagaaagcagtgGATCTAGAGCGTGCCCTGGAGCTGGCGATCGAAGCCGGAGCTGAGGATGTCAAGGAAACTGAAGATGAAGAggaaaaggacatttttaaa TTTATTTGTGATGCTTCTTCACTGCATCAAGTGAGGAAGAAGCTGGACTCCCTGGGCTTGTGTCCTGTGTCCTGTGCACTGGAGTTCATCCCCAACACAGTGGTGCGGCTGGCTGACCCTGACCTGGAGCAGGCCGCCCACCTCATCCAGGCTCTCGGCAACCACGAGGATGTGATCCAGGTCTATGACAACATTGAGTAA